Below is a window of Syntrophomonas wolfei subsp. wolfei str. Goettingen G311 DNA.
TTTCCGCATCAATACAAATAATAAGGAACCCCGGGAGATTGTTGAAGAAATAACCCGGCGCTTAAGGTAGCATAACAGGGAAAGGATGTACAGCTTGCGTGAATTAGAGGTCAGTTTGGGAGAAAGAAGCTATCCGATATACATTGAAGGCGGTTTATTGAAAAGCTCTGGTATTTTACTTCGTCAGGTAAGCAGGACCGACAAAATTCTATTGGTAAGCAATCCGACTGTTTTTGCGCTTTATGGCCGGAAAGTGCAAGAAGCTATGGAGAAGCAGGGCTTTAGCGTAAGTGTGGCTCTAATGCCGGATGGAGAACAGTATAAGAACCAGGAAGAAGCCTTCAAGGTTTTGGACCAGGCAGTGGAAGCTCAATTAGAACGTAGCAGCCTAGTACTGGCTTTGGGTGGGGGCGTTGTTGGTGACCTGGCCGGTCTGGTGGCTGCTCTCTACCAGAGGGGGATAGACTATGTTCAAATTCCTACCACCCTCCTGTCCCAGGTGGATAGCAGCGTAGGCGGGAAGGTGGCTATAAATCACCCGCAGGGAAAAAACCTGATTGGTGCCTTTCATCAACCACGCATGGTTATCATCGACTATTTGACTCTGGCTACCCTGGACAAGCGGGAGTATAAGAGCGGCTTGGCCGAAGTGGTGAAATACGGAATAATCCATGATATCAATTTCTTCGATTACCTGGAATCACATGCCGAAGCTATTAAGGCGCAGGAAGCTGGCTCTCTGGAAAAAATAATCTACGAATCCTGCCGGATAAAGAGCGAAGTGGTAGCCAAAGACGAAAGAGAAACCGGGCTGCGGGCCATATTGAATCTAGGACACACCTTTGGCCACTCCTTGGAAAAACTGGGTAACTACTCCCGGCTGCGGCATGGCGAGGCGGTGGCTATGGGTACGATAGCTGCGTCTTTTTTGGCCCGGGAAAAGAACTATCTGACTGTGGATGAATTGGAGCGAATCATAAAGCTCTACCGTTGCCTGGGTATTCCTATCCGTTGGCCGGATTTCGAGCCGCCGGCTATTTATGAAGGCATGTTGAACGACAAGAAGGTAATCAACCATAAGCTGCGCCTGGTCTTACCCCGGGGCATAGGAAACTTTGTACTCAGCGAGGATATAAGCCGCGAAGAGCTGCTGGCAGCTATCCGGCAAGCTCAGAATAGCTTATAAGGTGTCAAGGGGACGGCCCTTTTGACACCGTATTGAAGTGATATTACTAATATTTATAACTTTTGCAGTGGCCTCAAGTTTAGCTATAATTAAATAAGAAAAGTTAGAGGTGTCCTTCATACAGCACTCAGCTAACAATGAGTGATAGTAGACTTGAATTCCAGCTAATCCGTATTTAGTACTTTTTGCAGCGACCTTAAAATATGGGGGGACAAAATATGAATGCCAACCTCTTAAAAGCCATGGAACTGGCGGTTAATGCCGAAGCTCAGGCCCGTGACCGCTACAAAGAATTGGCCAAACAGGCGGAAGACCAGGAAACCAGGCTATTGTTTGAACAGATAGCCCGCGAGGAAGATATGCATCTGAAAAAGCTCTCCGAACGCCTTAAGGCCTTAAAAATGATGGGTTAATGGGGAAGCGGAGAGGATAGTAAAGAACTGGCAGCTATTACGATTAACAATATCAAAAACAAGGGAATGGCGGCGGCTATTAATTTATTCTTTACATGATGATCTCCTTGCATGTACTCAGCCATCAGATGAGTACAATATACGGTATTGCCGGAAAAGGCTATAACCACCAGAAACTGAATCCAGCCCGGTATAACTGCATAAGCCCCATGGGCTAGATGGGACCATAGCGAATGGCTGTAATATGCTAAAACTATAAATTCAATCAAACCGGCAGCATATTGAAAAACCAGGCTTTGTTTTTGAATGGTAACATTCAATTGCATTAGGTTCCTTATTTCTTTCTGGGTAGCAATGTTGGAGCGGGCATTCATAATATCGATTTTGCTCCGGGCTACTTCGATGGCCGCTCGGTGGTTTTCCCGGGATATTATGACACTGTTTTGCGCTTCCTCTATCTCCCTCAGACGAATTAAATAGGGATTAATCATATCACTAATAAAACCTTCACTTAAATCCGCACCACGCAAAGAGCTTATTTGTTGCTTGAAGGATTGCAACAGGGAAGAAAGGCGCTTGGCAGCAGACAACAGGGTGTTATAGTCTCCCGCTATTTTCCCATAAGCCCGGGATAGCCCTTCAACTTGCTCCTCCAACTCCATTGCTTCCTCCATACTCCCTTTCTCCATAACCAATTGGGTATGAAGAATAGCGGACAACTCTTGATCCAATTGCTCCCTTTCCCTGAGCACCGTATTTTTCTGCTCTCTCAAGAAAGATGAAATCATACGCAAGCGCAAGAGACTGGCTTCCAATAAAGGAAGTTCACTTCCTAGAAAATTGCGGTTCTGCCTGGTGTATTTATCCAAATGACAAGCGTAAAAGGCCTTACCCTGGGGCCATAAACGGCAAAGTCGGGCCATCTGGCCTTCTTCGATTCCAATATTAAGGGCCTCTTTTTGCCGGGATAATTTTTGTGTGAATAGCAGGAATTCATCCCATGCCATTTTCGTAGAAAGAAAAACGCTAGTCTCGGCAATGATATCCGCAGTGTTAATGCCAGATTCTTCCTCCCAAGCTTCTATTGAGGCAAGGCAATTCGCCCAATCACTTTTTTCCACCAAACAACATAATACCAGAATGCATAAATTATCCTGTTTCAATTGGTAGGAGAAGCTTTTTTCTTCTTCCAGGAGCTTGAAAGAATAGTTAGGGTAATAATTGACCTTATTTTTCTGTAGTATTTCTTTTAATGGAGTAAAATTATCAGCATCGTCTTCCAAAAAATAGTAATAGCGCCAGAGTTCATCTGCCATTTGATCAACTCCTTAGTATGGTCGATAATTTCAATCACTTCTTTCTAAATTATATTATCTAATGAATTAAAACTAAAGGAAGAAATGGTCGCAATAATAGATATTGTTAACATAATTGTCAAAATACTATTAATAAAATCTAAAATATAGTAGCATTAATATAACGAGGTGAAATATGTCCCCTGCTTCTTTAACGGTCAGGCTAATCTTCCGCCTCGTTGTAGCGCTGTGATGAAACTGCTTCGCAGTTTCTTCCGATGCTTAAATATGGCAAATATAAAGGTAATAAAAACGAATGAAATAAGACAGGCCTGGTAACAGAGTTGAAAAACTCTCTTTATTCAAAAACAGGGGAGGTTTTGCCAGGTCTATAAGCTACTTTTGGAGGTTGCCTGGTCATGTCAAAGAATTTGCTAGGAAACTACCCGCAAGATGATAATTTTGTTAATATCCGTAAAAACCCCCGATTTTTAAAGCTTGACCAGGATGCTCCCATTGTCCTTTTGGTGAATTCTATCTTGACCCAAGCAGTGGAAGAGGGTTGCAGTGACATTCATATTGAGCCGGAACAGCAGGATATCAGATTGCGTTTTCGCCTGGATGGCGAGCTTTATGAAGCCGCCCGGCTCCCGCTTAGCTTACTGTCTCCGATAGTTTCCCGAATAAAAATAATGGCCGGTATGGACATTTCAGAAAAGAGGCTGCCACAGGATGGACGTTTTCGAGCCACTATCGAAGAGCGAGAAGTTGATTTTCGCACCTCCACTTTGCCCACCGCCTGGGGAGAAAAGCTGGCTTTGCGTATACTAGATCGGGCTAATGCTTTAACAGAAATCAGACAATTAGGTTTTAGTTCCAACAACCAGGCAAACCTGTTGGCACTATCCCATTGCTCTCAAGGTATGGTTCTGGTTACGGGCCCATCTGGTTCCGGAAAAACCACCACTCTTTATTCCATCTTAACCCAGATTAATTCCATAGAGAAAAACATTATCACCCTGGAGGATCCGGTAGAATATACTCTTCCTGGAGTCAATCAAGTGCAAATAAATCCTAAAGCCGGACTGACATTTGCCAGCGGCTTACGTGCCATATTGAGGCAAGACCCTGACGTTATCATGGTGGGTGAAATCCGAGATAGGGAAACAGCACGGCTGGCGGTACAGGCTGCTTTAACCGGGCATCTGGTTTTTTCCACCTTACACACCAATAGTGCCGCTGGGAGCATTACGCGGTTAAGGGATATGGGGATTGAAGACTTCTTGCTGGCTTCCTCACTGGCTGGGGTGGTATCACAACGATTGGTGAGGAAATTGTGTTGCTATTGCCGTCAGGAATATACGATTGAGGAGCAGTTGGCTAAAAAGTTGGGTTTACCGCTCGATATAGGACGGGTGTTTTTTCGTTCAAAGGGATGTAGGGCCTGTCGTAACACGGGCTACCGGGGGCGAATTGCTCTGCAGGAAATAATGCTTTTAGGGTCGGAAATTCGTGACTTGCTCAACCGGGGGGAAAGTTCAGAGGACCGCTTGCAGAAAACGGCAATTAAGAATGGCATGATTAGTATTATGCTAGATGCTATTACTAAAGCTAGAGAGGGCCGGAGTTCTTTGGAAGAAGTAATGAAAACAATATTCATGGGAGGATTATGAATTGGCTTTTATAAAGCTAGAGGAAATATTAAAAAAAGCTGTGGAAATGGGAGCATCAGATGTTCACCTGGGCTATTCCCAACCTCCATTGTATCGAGTAAATGGTCATTTAGTCTCACTGCCTGAAGATTTGCTTTTGGGTAAGGAGGAAGTCCAGAGCTTGGCCCGAGAAATTATTCCTCATAAGGGGATTATGGAAGCTTTTCAAAAACAGGGCGAGGTAGATTTTGCTTATTCAATTCCTGGAATAGCCCGGTTCCGGGTCAACCTTTTTAAACAGCGCAGCTCCTGGGCCCTGGCCATAAGAATTATACCGCTTAAGATCCCGGAATGGGATGAGTTAGGCTTGCCACCGATAGTAAGGGAACTGGCAATGCAGGAAAAAGGACTTGTCCTTATAAGCGGGAGCAGTGGGAGCGGGAAGTCCACTACTCTAGCAGCTATGATTGACCTCTTGAACCAATCCCGTAAATTCCACATTTTAACTTTAGAGGACCCTATAGAGTACTTGCATAGTAACCATAATTGCATTGTTAATCAGAGGGAAATTGGAGCTGATAGTAAGTCTTTTCCGCAGGCGCTCCGCGCAGCCTTGCGACAGGACCCGGATGTAATTATGTTGGGAGAGATGAGGGATCTGGAAACCATATCTACGACTATTACTGCGGCTGAGACTGGTCACCTGGTTCTGGCCTCACTGCACTCAGGAACAGCAATACAGACTTTAGAACGGATAATCGATATCTTTCCCCCTCATCAACAGACCCAGTTGCGCCTACAATTAGCCAATTGCCTGCAAGGCGTTATTAATCAACAACTACTGTGTCGTGCTGATGGCAAGGGACGGATACTGGCAGTTGAAGTAATGATAGCTACTCCTGCGGTGCGTAACCTTATCCGCGAAAATAAGATACATCAGATTTATTCCTCTATGCAAACAGGTAGTTCTTTTGGGATGGTAACCATGGAAAAGGCGATGCAGGAGCTATGGCACCAAAGGCTAATAAGCGACGAAGAGGCGAGCAAGCAAGGTCTAGTTTGGGGAAGAAGTTAAACTTATTGATTTAAAACACCAGGAGGATCATTTCCTTGATCTGTTATAAAGCGGGAGTGAAGAGGCTTTGGAATTTACATATAAGGTTCGAGATTCACGGGGTAAAGTGCTAAGAGGACTGCAGGAAGCAAAAGACCGCGATTCCCTGATACGTAATCTTCTCCGGCAAGGTTATTACATCATATCTTTACAAGAAGTAAATAGAACCAGTCCGGTAATTAATAGAGAGTTATTTTCCCTTAAAGTGAGCAAGAAAGAAGTTCTTATGATTACCCGGCAATTCCTGGCCATGCTTACAGCTGGTTTTTCCATCATAAAAGCTTTTAAAGTAATGGGACAAAAAAACCGCAACCGGACCTTAAAGAAGGCTTTGCTCAAAATTCATGATGATATTGAGCAGGGACAGGCACTCTGGGTGGCCCTTTCCCAGCATCCCAAAGTTTTCTCCAGCATTTATATAAACATGATTAAAGCTGGGGAAATGGGAGGTACTCTCGAGACGGTACTTAAAAACCTTAGTCATCATCTGGAAAGGGAGCAGGATATAAACGCTAAAATAAAGGCAGCTTCAATATATCCGCTAATCATAACATTAATGGCGTTGCTGGTCATATTTTTCATTATTTCCTTTATTATGCCCGCATTTGTTAATGTTTTTGCATCAGCCGGGGCAGAAATTCCCCTGCCAACACAACTGCTTTTGAATTTGGGGTTGTTTCTAAATAAGTATTGGATAGCCTTATTACTGGCCATTATAGCAATAGCTCTGATACATAGAATATGGATACAAACGAACCCGGGAAAGCAGTTTACGGATAAGTTTCTTTTGCGTCTGCCCCTCTGGGGAACTTTTTTATCCCGAATAATAGCGGCTCATTTTGCCCGAATTATGGCCATTCTCTTACAGGCAGGAATCCCTATTCTACAAGCACTGGAAGTGGCCGGAGGAGTGGTGGGAAATGAAGTGGTTATCCAGGCTATACGACAGGCCGGGCGGGAGATAAGCGAAGGCAAATCCATCAGCGTACCTCTAGAGGCTACGGCTATTTTTGATACCATGTTTGCCCAGATGATAGCAATAGGCGAAGAAAGCGGGAGCCTGGATAGCATGTTTGCCCAAATAGCAGATTACTATGAACAAGAAGTAATATATACGATTAATATACTGCTGGCTGCAGTAGAGCCTGTTATGATCATATTTGTCGCTATACTGGTAACGGGAATCATAATTGCCACTATTCTTCCTGTTTTTGACCTAATGAAGATTATGGCCTGAGTGTTGTAGCTTGCGGGAATAAAAAGAGGGGGATGGAGCTTGGCCATAAAGCCATTTAATTGAGAGGAAAGAGGGGATAGTATGCTCAAATTTTTGGATTTGGGCCAGCGAAAAGTTGGAGAAAAAGGTTTCACCCTGGTGGAATTAATCCTGGTCATGGCTATCGTAGGTATTTTAGCTGGACTGGCAGTGCCCCGTTTCACAGGTGTTTTAGAAACGGCCAAGGAAAAAGCTGATGAGGCTAATAAGAAGATAATAAGAGAAGCCGCCGAACTTTGGTATATGCAGACTGGACAAACTGGGAAAATACCGGAAAATGGAAACGCGGTTCCGCTTTCCAATGATACTTTTTTTAGAGCAGAAGGCCAGACGGGAGAAAAGCTGGTGCCGGATTTTCTCAAAGAGATTCCCGAGAACCCAATGGATACAGGTGAATATAGATTAAAGATTGATGAGGGTGGTAAGGCAATAGTAACTCATGCTAAGGATACGGCAAAAGATTAAAAACAACTGTTGCAATGCTTATTACTTTTGCCAGGAAAATTAAAAATAGTAGCGCTTAGCTCTAATTATAGCTAAGAAATGGAGTCTGGTTTATGTCGAGAAAGATACAACGAAGTTGGCCAGGTCAGGAAGCTATGACTCTCTTGGAGGTGCTGTTGGCCCTGGTCATCTTTACCATAATAAGCAATATGGCCCTGGCTATATTTTCAACTACAACGATATGGATAAAGCATTCCCGTTATGAAAGCACAGCCACATATTATGCTGCTTCTTTGCTGGAAGAATTGCGGGAAAAGCCGGAAAAGATAAAGAGTGTTTCAATGGCAGAGCCGGAGATATTGGGCTTGGGGGAAGGATATACGCCCGCTATTCCGCCGGGGATTAGCGCCCGGATCGATATGGAAAAGGTTGACGCTTTGGATAGACTTTATCGCATTCGGGTAACCCTTTCTTGGTATGAAGGAGAGCAAAAGCAAAAGCTCTGCCTGCTGACAATGATGAGAAAAGGAGAGAGCGGGTTGTGAATAGATACAGCTCACAAGGCTTTACCCTGCTGGAAGTGCTGCTGGCCCTGAGCCTGGTTTCTCTGGTAGGCTCTGGTCTATTTTTGCTTAACTGGCTGATGTTTACTGGCAGTGAAAGACAATCTGCCGCCTGTGAAGCTCATCATTATGCGCGAACGGCAATGCAGTGGATTACCCGGGATATTCTTTCTTCCTGTCCGCCGCAAGGAGGTAGCAGTTTAAATAGTGAGCAACTAATACTACATTTACCTGTAGAGGGAAAGCCAGCAGAAGAAATCCATTATTTTCTCCACAGCAATAACCTGCGGCGAAACAACCTGGCTCTGGTACAAAATATTAACTATTTAAACTTTCAATCCAGTTCGGATTCCGATTTAATCACAATCACCGTGGAATCTTCTGTAAATAATGAAATTTACCGTCTTAGTACTGCAGTTCGCTCCCGTATCAGCACTACCCCAGAGTAATAGGGAACTGGAGATGTAACGGGGAAGTCTTTGCAGGAGGGATTGTGAATAGTGAATGCTTTTAAGAACGAGGATGGAGCTCTCATGCTCATGGCCTTAATGGTAATGCTGCTTTGCACTATTTGGGGAATCGCTGCAATAGAGCTGGCCAGTATAGAAAAGAAACTGAGTTTTTATCTATTTCAATCACAACAGGCCCAACAAGCTGCTGATGGCGGGGTTGAATGGGCCATAGAAGAAATATGGCATAGAGGCTTGCCGGCTGAATTTGAGGAAGAAGTAACTATCTCAGATGGTATAAAAGCCCAGATTAAAGTTACAGAAAAAGCTGAGGAGTTTGCCTGTAGCCCGGTTGACTTAGAGAGCAATAACGGTAAACCCCAGGAAGACGAGCTCCAGGAAAGTGGGAAGAAAAAGTGCCGCTATTGCTTAACCTCAACCGCTGTTTATAACCAGGCGAAAAAGAAGCTAAAAGTGAAACTGCTATATACCTATACCGCTAGCAGTCCACAACCCTATGAGAGCGCAGTAATAGAATACTACTGCCTGGAAACAGATAGTTAAAAACCTCCGACTTCCGAAACTCCAGGTATCGAGAGAAAATGGGTGTTATTTTATGTATTATTATGTGTTGATGGCCATATTTTTTCTACTTCTGGCTTCTTTCCTAAATGTAGTCATTTATCGACTTCCCCGGGGAGAATCTCTTCTCTACCCCTCCAGTCGATGTCCTGCCTGCGGTCATAGACTATACCTTCTTGACCTCCTGCCGTTGCTTAGCTTCATCCTTTTGCGTGGAAAATGTCGCTATTGCCGAGAAAGTATCCCGGCTCAATATTTACTGGTGGAAATAATTACCCCTATTCTCTGGATGCTGGTTTTTCTAAAATGGGGATTCTCTATGCAAACATTTAGCGGGGTGGTATTAACCGCCATCCTGGTAGCCGCTGCTTTTACCGACATAAATAAGGGTATTATCCCTGATACTTTAAGCCTCACCGGGCTTTTATTGGGTTTAGGCCTGGGTTTTGTCACCATAGGTATTAAGCAATCACTTTTGGGAGCTGTGGGTTTTGGCCTAATATTTCTTTTTATAGCTCTAATCTCCCGTGGGGGTATGGGTGGAGGGGATATAAAACTGGCTGCGCTTATAGGTGCATTTACTGGATTTTCGGGAGCCCTAATGGTTATTCTTATCTCATCCTGGCTCGGGGGATTATGGGCTGTAGTGTTATTAATACAGGGCCAGGCAGGGCTTAAGACAGCTATCAAGTTTGCTCCCTTTCTCGCTATAGCCGCTTGGCTGGTATGGATGTATCAAATAGAATTAATAAGTTTTTATAGGGACATGCTTTGGAGACTTTGCTAAATGCCAAAAAGTTCAGCAAGCAATTTAGTAGTAATGAAGGGGGAGGTATAGTCATGCTTTTCCGGGCTACTGGAATTGGTTTGGACATAGGTAGCAAGAAAATCAAGCTGGCCAGGGTAAAGAAAGTCAAAAAAGGCTTGGAACTAATGGATTTTGCCTCAATGCCAACACCAAATGGAGTAATAGAGTACGGTAAGATTATAGCTCCTGTAGAACTAGGGAAAGCAATTTCCTCACTGGTCAAGGAGATGGGCTGGAAAGGTCAAAAGGTTATATCGGCCTTATCCAATCAAGAAATATTTTTTGATAACTTTATTTTGCCGCGAATGAATAGGAGGGAAAGCAGGAAGGCAGCCTTGTACCAGTCCTCTTCATTCCTCCCTTTTCCCCTGGATGAAGCAGCCTTTGATATTTTTTTCTTAAGGGAAATAGAGAACGGCCAAGGCCGTAAAAGGGAAGTGTTTTTCGCAGCCGCACAAAGCTTGCAGGTGGAGCATTTAAAGAAGGTCTGCACTCTGGCCGGGTTACGCCTGACCGTAGTGGAAATTCCCGCTCTGGCTCTTAATCGGCTTTGGAATAACAACAACGGAAAAGATTTAACTGTTTTTTTAAATATCGGGTATTCATATGCTTGTTTTTCTGTTTTCCAGCAAGAAAAACTTCTCTTCCAGAGGAGCTTTGTTTCTTTCTTGGAGGGGATGATAGATATTCTGGGTGATAATATATTATTGGAAGAAGTGGATATTACAGAGAACCTTCAGCTTCAAGAGCTTATGGAGGAATTTTTAGCCAGGGTAAAGCAAATGCTTAGTCTATTTCAGCCACAAGAAAGAGAAATGATAATTGCCCGAATTCTTTTGTGTGGTGGAGGAGCAAAGCTTAAGGGTTTGGCAGGGTATTTAAGTATGGTATTAAATGCTATAGTACCAACGCTCAATCTACCTGCTACTTTGGCTTTACCCCCCAAGTTCGAGCAGTATAAGCAGGAGTTAAGCTGCGATTTTTCCGTAGCAATAGGACTGGCTAGCCGGGGGGTGCTGGGATGAGGCATCGTTCTTGGATATCTATCAATCTACTCAATCAAGAAGGGGTTAAGGCGCAGAAAGCAACATATTTCCTGGGACTTATGCTGCTTTTACTCCTGAGCGGGGGGATGTATTACTATTACCAGTCAGCTCATGAGGAAATGCTGCTACAGCAAAAGCTAAATATAAATCTGGAAGCAAGAGCCAAAGAGCTATTACCCATAGCTCGTGCGGGAAGAATGGAAGAAAAGAACGAGGAAAATGCCTGGCGTAAACGAAAGTTCCTGGAGGAGACCCGCCTGCAGCAGATATCCTATGTTGCTGTTTTTAAGGAAATAGAGAGAAGTCTTTCCCCGGGTATATTGCTACTGGGAATAGAGATGGAAAAGGGGAGAATTGCAATTCAAGGCTATGCTGCTGACAACCAGGAACTCTCCTTCTTAATGGCCGGAATTAGAGAAAAAAGCTCTTTTGGAAATCCGGTACTGCTTTCTTCCAGCCTGGATGAAAATAAAGAAGAAATAGAGTTCAGGGTAGAAATAAACTGGGGGGAAGAAGCAGATTGAAATTGTCAAAACGCGAAATAGTCTTAAGCTGTTTTCTAGGATTTATGGTTATAATATATTTTTATTACCGCTTTTGTTTGATACCTTTAGAAGAGGAAACTGAGCGATTGAGGGATGAGAACCAGGCCTTGCAGATGAAAATCCAACAAGACGAAAAACTTATCCAGAGTCATATAGAGTACGATAGTGCTTATTTACTACCCAAAGAAAGCGATAACATGGAAATCGCCATACCCTCCTCTCCATGTGTTCCCGAAATATTAAGCTTTTTTCATATTAGCGCAAAAGAAAATGGAATTAGCATAAGCGCACTAAGATATTCACTGCTCGGAAGCGTTGCTGGGCAGAAAGAAAAGACCGGACCAAGCTCGAATGAGGAAGGAAAGTTTCAAGAATTGGAGTTAAGTATTAGTGCCAAAGGAACTTATCTGAGCCTGCTCAATTTTATATCTGCCATAGAAGAATCTCCACGTGTTTTTGTTATTAAGCACTGCAAAATGTCCCGCAATCGGGTGCAAGCAGCAAAGGAAGCCATAGCCCAGACGGAAAGCCAGGAGGAAAAAAACAAAAGCCAATACCAATATGTAAGTGAAGAGGAAGAAATACCTCCAACTCCCTCAGTGCAAAGCCTTCAAAGTTCTACGGCTTATGAAGCTGAAGATATAGTCTTAAACCTTTCTATTTCCTCTTTCTTTGACCAGAGTGCGCTGCCTTCGCTGGCTGGGAAGAAAGAGGGCAATGCCTATTCCCAGCTCCAGGGGGTTCGCAATCCTTTTTTCCGGGCCGATTAAATAATTAAATCTATGGAATGATTACCCATAGTTTTTTGGAGTAGAATAAGAATTAGGATATAATGGGACAGTAGGAAAGATATTAGAATATGGGGAAATAAAGAAGGAAGCAGGAGGAAATCCGTGTTAGAAAGATCTGTACTGCAGAGGGCTTTGGATGAAGCCATGAAAAAGGGCGGCGATTTTGCCGAGCTTTATTATGAAGAAAAACAAATGAGTCAAGTAATCTATGAAGATGAGCGGGTGGATAAAATCACCAGCGGCCGGGAAAAAGGAGCCGGTATCCGGGTGATTAAAGAGGGCAACACCGCTTATGTATATACCAATGATTTATCGGAAGAAGGGCTTTTGAAAGCTGCAGCAACCGCCGGCAAGGCCTTGGGAAAGGCCGAGCCAGCCCAGGAAAAAGCCCTATCCCTGTCCAGCCAAGAGCCTGCTATTGGCCGGATATCCCGGGATTTGCTATGGGACTTAACTTATGCTGACAAGATTAACCAGCTTTTAGCGGCCAATCAGGTAGTACGGGATCTGGGGGAGGAAATACGCCAGGTTACCATGGCTCTAAGCGATATTCATAAGGAGATACAGATAGCCAACAGCGATGGTGAACTGTTGGAAGACGCTTATTCCCGGGTACGGCTGGGCGTTAACGCGGTAGCCAGCCGGAACGGGCTTATACAAAGCGCCTATGAATCGGCCGGGGCCGTTTCCGGTTGGGAAATACTAGATAAAATAGACTTTACCACTATGGCGGAAAAAGCCGGTAGATTGGCCTTGAAGATGCTCTCCGCTGCTCCTGCTCCGGCGGGTAGTATGCCGGTGGTACTGGCAGGCGAGGCCGGCGGCACCATGGTGCACGAAGCCTGCGGTCACGGGCTGGAAGCTGATTTGGTGCAAAAGGGGCTTTCCGTCTACCAGGGAAAATACGGAGAGATGGTGGCGGCCCCTGGGGTGACGGTTATTGATGATGCTACCCTGGAGGGGCATTATGGGAGTTTTCGCATGGACGATGAAGGCCAGGCGGCAGAGCGCAGTGTTTTAATCCAGGATGGCGAATTGCAGGGATTTATGTATGACCGCTTAACAGCCAACCGGGAAAAGAAGGATTCCAGCGGTAACGGGCGGCGGGAATCCTACCAGCATAAGCCTATACCGCGGATGAGCAATACTTTTATTGCCCCGGGGCGGGAGGAAGCGGAAAAGATAATAAAAGCCACTCCCCGGGGCTTGTTGGTTAAAAAAATGGGTGGTGGGCAGGTTAATACCATTAATGGCGATTTTGTCTTTGATGTGCAGGAGGCCTACCTTATTGAAGGTGGGGAAATAAAAGAAGCGGTACGGGGAGCAACCCTTACCGGTAATGGGCCCCGGGTGCTCAGGGATATAGATATGCTGGGA
It encodes the following:
- a CDS encoding PilX N-terminal domain-containing pilus assembly protein, with the translated sequence MNAFKNEDGALMLMALMVMLLCTIWGIAAIELASIEKKLSFYLFQSQQAQQAADGGVEWAIEEIWHRGLPAEFEEEVTISDGIKAQIKVTEKAEEFACSPVDLESNNGKPQEDELQESGKKKCRYCLTSTAVYNQAKKKLKVKLLYTYTASSPQPYESAVIEYYCLETDS
- a CDS encoding prepilin peptidase produces the protein MAIFFLLLASFLNVVIYRLPRGESLLYPSSRCPACGHRLYLLDLLPLLSFILLRGKCRYCRESIPAQYLLVEIITPILWMLVFLKWGFSMQTFSGVVLTAILVAAAFTDINKGIIPDTLSLTGLLLGLGLGFVTIGIKQSLLGAVGFGLIFLFIALISRGGMGGGDIKLAALIGAFTGFSGALMVILISSWLGGLWAVVLLIQGQAGLKTAIKFAPFLAIAAWLVWMYQIELISFYRDMLWRLC
- the pilM gene encoding type IV pilus biogenesis protein PilM, which translates into the protein METLLNAKKFSKQFSSNEGGGIVMLFRATGIGLDIGSKKIKLARVKKVKKGLELMDFASMPTPNGVIEYGKIIAPVELGKAISSLVKEMGWKGQKVISALSNQEIFFDNFILPRMNRRESRKAALYQSSSFLPFPLDEAAFDIFFLREIENGQGRKREVFFAAAQSLQVEHLKKVCTLAGLRLTVVEIPALALNRLWNNNNGKDLTVFLNIGYSYACFSVFQQEKLLFQRSFVSFLEGMIDILGDNILLEEVDITENLQLQELMEEFLARVKQMLSLFQPQEREMIIARILLCGGGAKLKGLAGYLSMVLNAIVPTLNLPATLALPPKFEQYKQELSCDFSVAIGLASRGVLG
- a CDS encoding PilN domain-containing protein, which produces MRHRSWISINLLNQEGVKAQKATYFLGLMLLLLLSGGMYYYYQSAHEEMLLQQKLNINLEARAKELLPIARAGRMEEKNEENAWRKRKFLEETRLQQISYVAVFKEIERSLSPGILLLGIEMEKGRIAIQGYAADNQELSFLMAGIREKSSFGNPVLLSSSLDENKEEIEFRVEINWGEEAD
- a CDS encoding TldD/PmbA family protein yields the protein MLERSVLQRALDEAMKKGGDFAELYYEEKQMSQVIYEDERVDKITSGREKGAGIRVIKEGNTAYVYTNDLSEEGLLKAAATAGKALGKAEPAQEKALSLSSQEPAIGRISRDLLWDLTYADKINQLLAANQVVRDLGEEIRQVTMALSDIHKEIQIANSDGELLEDAYSRVRLGVNAVASRNGLIQSAYESAGAVSGWEILDKIDFTTMAEKAGRLALKMLSAAPAPAGSMPVVLAGEAGGTMVHEACGHGLEADLVQKGLSVYQGKYGEMVAAPGVTVIDDATLEGHYGSFRMDDEGQAAERSVLIQDGELQGFMYDRLTANREKKDSSGNGRRESYQHKPIPRMSNTFIAPGREEAEKIIKATPRGLLVKKMGGGQVNTINGDFVFDVQEAYLIEGGEIKEAVRGATLTGNGPRVLRDIDMLGNDLGFTIGVCGKDGQGVPVSDGQPTMRIKELTVGGTASPGGPQMKKIKRK